The Mastacembelus armatus chromosome 14, fMasArm1.2, whole genome shotgun sequence genomic interval ACTTATCTTCCCTCATAGATTTACGGCCTGTGTGTTACGAGGAGCCAGAGTACTGGTGTTCCATAGCTTACTACGAGCTTAACAACAGGGTGGGGGAGACGTTCCACGCGTCATCCCGCAGCGTCTTGGTGGACGGCTTCACAGACCCATCCAACAACAAGAACCGTTTCTGCCTCGGCCTGTTATCCAATGTCAACCGCAACTCCACCATTGAACACACACGCAGGCACATAGGCAAAGGTAAGGCTCTTTACATAATTTCCTCGACATACATTAGATGAGAGCAGGAACTGAAGGGAAGGTTGTTTCCTAAATGAATGTACATATTACACCCTTATTTGTAGATGCCCACTTTGGTCATCACCTCACTTCAGGCTGTAGCTCAGCTTGTCTCCTTTGGTGAATCctgcagttatttttttcatggtGAAGAATCAGAGAAGCCTGTCTCTGTTGCATAGACAGATATCAACAGCTCTGCAGGTTGCAGCGTACAGTTTTGAAAAGATATAGGTGACAGAGTTCTGTTAATTCACAGACACTGCTGACAAACATTTCTATTTATAAACAGATGCTGATGCATTGTGGTTTAAAATTTTCAGTTTGTATTCAATTAAATGTCTTTCGGTAATGTTTGCTATGaaagtttcttatttttatgatcaTTTGACATGCTGCAGCATTTTAAGTGTTGCATTTGTACCACACTAAAAGAACGAAGATtgatttttatgctgttttaaaTATTGATAATAATCTTGCTCTTGACTTTAGCATTTAAAAACTATGTGATTCTCTTCCTAGGTTTACACCTGTACTATGTTGGCGGCGAGGTGTATGCGGAGTGTCTGAGTGACAGCAGTATCTTTGTCCAGAGCCGTAACTGTAATTTCCAGCATGGCTTCCACACCACCACCGTGTGCAAGATCCCCAGCGGCTGCAGCCTCAAGATCTTTAACAACCAGCTGTTCGCTCAGCTCCTCGCCCAGTCCGTGAACCACGGCTTTGAGGTCGTCTACGAGCTCACTAAGATGTGCACCATCCGCATGAGTTTTGTTAAGGTACTGAGCTTTGTTAAATATTTGGGCATATGTGACATGTAGCAACAGAAATGTAGCTGATGATCATCAGTTCATGCTTTAAATGATAGGTCCAggatattttttaatgtgttagtTGCTGTAAAAAACTGAGTGTCAAATCCACAGCTTTCTTTTTGTGCAAAAATGCACAAGATACTTATTTCTGCACAGAAGAAGAGCTGTGTATTGGCCCTCATTTTCTCAGCATAGTCACATTCTGGATGCAAAACCTCAGGGTTGATACTGAGAGATGGAAAAGTTTAACCTGTTATCTAATATGTAAGTGCATGTCAGTATTGTTTAAGACCAGCTTGAAAAATCCTGATCTTATCCTTTAATTTTAACAGTTAATTTTACTGCCAGCATGTTTAGCTGAGATTTATGGTTGTGTCCTCTCTTCAGGGCTGGGGTGCTGAATACCATCGTCAAGATGTGACTAGCACCCCCTGCTGGATTGAGGTACATCTGCACGGGCCCCTGCAGTGGCTGGACAAGGTCCTCACACAGATGGGCTCTCCGCACAACCCAATTTCTTCAGTGTCATAACataaacgcacacacacttctcaGTGTGTGCTCTCGGTCCTTCACACAGGTAGTCGTAGATCCTGTATGTTCTTATGTGTCCAGATTTTATGTCCTGTGGTCCCTCTCTTGATAATCTCATGCAAAGTCACATTATTGGTTACAGCTTTGTTACATCATGCTGCAAAACTCAAAGACAACTGTAACTGAATTTCATTTAGGTAACTGACATCTCATGTAATGAAATGAGCAAGTATTCTTTAATTTCAGTATGATATTGCATTTACCTGCTCACTGTCTGCATTGGGACATGCTAAGTGCACTTCAAGACAAGAAAAAATGGAATATATTTGTAGGTACTTAGACTTGTGTTACTATGTGTTATAAATGGTATGTACTGTATTTCCATGTGTTGACTGATGTTTGACTTCATGTAttggtttcttccattaaattttttttctttaaaattcagcTTTATGCAGCCTTTATCCATCCACCACCTGTAGCACTGATCCTATCGAGGGCCACGCAGAAGGCCGGAGCCCATCCACTGTGTGAGAGGCAGGTTACAGCCTCCACtgatcaccagtccatcacagggctaccAAAAATAgacactcacacctatgggcaatctagagtcaccagtcaacctaacctgcatgtgtctggactgtaggaggaagctGCGGTaccaggagaaaacccacacaggcacaaggagaacatgcaaactcttcttgctgtgaggcagcaatGCTGCCTGTACAAAGATCTTTCTCATGAGAGTGTTAGCCACTGCACCACTGTGCACTTATCTCACTGCAAGGAGGTTCTGGTTTGAGCCTGCATCCCAAtacagcctttctgtgtgaagtttgcatgttctccttgtgcctgtgtgggttttctcctggtACCGCagcttcctcctacagtccagacacatgcaggttaggttgactggtgactctagattgcccataggtgtgagtgtcTATTTTTggtagccctgtgatggactggtgacctgtcctcTCACACCAGGTCTGCTGGGGttggctccagcccccacaCAACCCTGTAACAGATAAAAAGTATAGTTGCTGGTTGAGTAAAGAACAATATAAACACTGACAAACTTTATTTACCTTCAtaattttaatcttttattcACAGAACAGGATCTACACTCAAACATGAAGACAGACACATAAAGGATGTCACTTCTTCCTTCACTTTTCAATATGTAGACACCAGAAATATCACGACCAATATTCACCTCACTAAACTCCATTTGTGTCCCTTCTTGTATGCAGTTACACAACCAGTCAAATGTTTAGACACATTTTCACAATGACCTCAATGAGAAAGCGTGCCCAAACTTCTGACTGATAATGCAGAATTTACTGCAAGACTTTCTAATTAACAGGGAAATAACCATTTGTGTTTAAAGTCCTGAAAGTCCCACTTGCCTAAAATAAGGCTACAGACATGCACTACACAAATGATTGTCACATATGTCAACACTTCAGGTTCAAGAGAAACattacaaatataataaaaggTAAGTAACAAGAAAACCAGGATTTGACAGTGTAACTAAAACTTAAACGTAAAATGAATgtcttgtatttttaaaagtttacttTCTAAGCCAGCACAACATGGCATTTCTTCAGCATGGCTACCTGGTAACAGTGTTTGGCTACTGGGGCTGTGTATTTATCATATTCAAGTGTTTCTTCGTTGTTCTCTACACATCATAAATACTAAGATAAAACACTGACCAGCTGACGTCAGCAACCCTGgaactgctgctgtgactgggTGCGACTCTGTGTGGCCagaagctgctgttgctgctgcaggaagCTGATCACCTCTGGACTCCTGAGCAGTGACTAAaggacaaacatacacaaatctTTACATTTCAGAGCAAAGACAATTCTTTGTCTAAATCTAAATCTGCTTTCTTGgctttttctgcctttttacGGAACCAAAAGCCTTGTGCCAAAATGTCATAAAGactgtcaaacattttcacttaatTAGATACACAATGTTCAGCCCTGCTCTATAATTTAGGCTGTGTGTATAGTGAGTATGCCATTTTGTAGTCATGGCCGAATCGCTAGTAACTGAAAAGCAGTGCCCTCAAAATTTCCCACAATTCATTGTAAAAGGTAGTGAGCAGCGATGGTCACTACATGGGCAGAAAAGACCTGCATGCATTGCGTGGATGAAAAATGGTGGAAACGCCAAACAGTTAAAAATGTGGATTTAAGATTGTATCTAAAATATTATGAAAACATGGGCAAGTTACatcttttaagaaaacattcgAGAttagataaatacatttttaacactaaattattaaataaaaataatacacacactaatacaTACGGCATGGTTCGGTACAATTCAGCAAATTCAAGTTCAGCCATGGATCTCGTTGGTAAACCAAACGTTACATTGCCGATGTGGGAACATTTGTATTGTGTTGTTGCATTGACGGAagttcaaaaacaaacatgcacgtTTGTATGGATGTTTTAGcatcatttctttgtttttgtcatttcttaattttttacataaaatgtaaattaactTGGGTGGGTGACATATTAAGGAAAAACTCTGATTAAAggatagaagaaaaaaatctgtccaGCTGTGACTTACCAGTCTTTTCTGGTTGAGGACCTGCTCTATCAGTGAAGGTCTGGCCGGACGGTCCCCAATGGCACCAAGACGTTGTTTGTTCACAGATACAGGCCTCTCCTCTGAGTTTTCCTGGTTatcacaaaaaaggaaaaaaaaaacaatcaaatagCTGAAGGGTTCTGGTTCAGTAAGGTCTGGGAAAAACACACGTGCCAGTAATTTCAGCCCAGGAATTGTAAAATTCATTGGAAACTGAGGTTACACaaatcaaattcatttttctccAGGCATCTACAACACTAGACATAAGTTTGCATGCACCCCCTACTTTATTTCTATTGCTGCCTACATTTTAGATTTATACTAAAGACTTCAAACTATGCAAGGCCAGGTCACCTGATGCAGCCCTCCAACAATCCTTGGTCAAATAGCTCTTACATTGCCCAGTGGTGCGTCTGGGGTCAAAATGGTCCCACTTAGTCCAAACCAGATGAAATGGTGTGTTGCGGCAGATTGCTGTGGTAACAGTGTCACCATCACGCCCCCTCATCCATGTttcaccctaaccctaaaaccctAAACGTTACTCCCTAAccactaacactaacactaaacCCTACTGACAGATGTTTGCAGAGCAGATGTCACCTTTAAATCTAAAGGGAGTGAtgaatttttgtttgtcttcattttatttagtgttGTATCTGTTTCTAGAGGCAGCAACAAATAACATTCTATAGCCTTTATAAAAAGTCTTCATATAACTTTATACATAAGTGTGAAATTAATGAAAGCATGATAATCATCATAACCCTCAGACTTATAGTACCAACAAAAATCTATAATCATTACAGCCCTATTGTCTTACTCTATTTGCACGCTGCAccttatttattgtttattttgatcTTCTCGTATATTACTTTTTTTCATACTACTGTTTATATGGACGGTCGTAtaaagcatttcactgcatgcCAAGTCAGAACCTGAAATTAGTGTCTTAACCATGTCAGGATCTATGATCTTTGCCTCAGGGTGTAACGTTATAAACAGTATTTACACTTACATCAAGTTTCCCACTGGACATGGCCTGgtcactcttcttcttcttgtatttgtctttgtacattttgttgCGGTGTTTTTTGCACATCCAAGGTTTCCTCTGCTTGGCGACCTGGGTCGTGGTCTCCGTGCAGCCCTCATAGGTGCACTGTTTGGGAGCGTTGTCGCCCTCGGAGGCCTCGTCGTCGTTGAGCTCCTCCGGGCTAGCGGCGCTGTCTCTGGGATCAGAAGTGTCCAAGACGTCGCTCTCCTCGTCCGGATCGTCCAGGTCGTACGAGGAGACGTTGTTCTCCGGTTCGTGCGGCGTCACCACATTCCTGCTGTCGACTACTCCGCTTTTACTCACGTAGTACGTCTGTCCATCTTTAGTGAGCAAAAGAGTTGAGTCTTTATCTTTGTTTGAGGAGGAATTATCATCTTCGCTCATGACTGCGGTGCGCTAACAATACATTAGCTAGCCAGCTAGCATCCCGTTGCAACTAGCTTTTCGTTAGCTAATACGCATATTCCTTGACATTTTATCGTCCTGTCTTCTGTGTTAACGTTAATACTTATTTTGTTGCTTTGTGAAGACGATACGTCAAAAACACATCATGGTTTGGGAAATAACTCTTAAGATTGTTGGCTAGCTACCGAGATACTTCCAGTGCCGTAACGCACCATTTCCACAACGAGGTTTTTCTTCTTCGCTGCTTTGGTTGCATGTGAAACGGCGACCCCTGGTGGTCgggaaacacaaatacatgctgcTCCACTACAAGTAAAAGCCACATAGTCATAATTTACTTTAATATATACTTTAATAAAAGTAGGCCCGTCCTTATTCAAGTACCTCAACATTGTAATTCAGCCCTCGGTTATATTCTACCACTGTCACTTCTGCGTGTGTATATTCTAATTACTGTCAAGTTTTGGCTATGCAAGATAGATCATAGATTAATCACAGGCACAGCTGTCGGAGATTCAGGAGGTAGAAAACTGTGATGCACACTGTCACACTTTCAAAATCTCCACCAGAGGAGTTTACAGGGGacaaaaaatgttattactGTTAATTCCACATGCAGCTTCCCAGTTTTATCAAATGTCACCTGTTCACTTCTGATAACAGTTGTGCTTGAAGGTTGTGCATTATGGaggccaaaaaacacattttcagtaatAAATTGGCCTGATAAAGTTCCCTCTATCATCCCAGCTGTAGGCCAAGCATCTGCCATATCAAGTAAAATGTTGGTTCTCTGCCAAAAACTGCTGTGAAATTCACAATAATAGTCACAGGAATTGTGTACTGCCCACTCGGCCAATAATCCAGTTAGGAATGCAAAGCCACTGAACCTCACAtgccaaaacacaaaagacaccaACAATCTGTttttgaaacatattttaattattagCATTATTATTGATAGACGACTGTTGAACAGAGGTACATGTATTGGTATTGCAACAGACTGGAATACTGAGGTGAGGCTGTGGGAGCACTTTTTGGTAAACCGCATGTGCCCAGGTGCTGGAGTGAatttcagcagcacaacaaGTTCATACTGATTTTGTCAATATGGCGGCacattactgtatatgtgttgTGATGAGAGTAAATACAGAGACTTACAGACAAGTGTGACGACTGCAGGGAGATCATCTGCCAAAAACGGAAATTATTTCTTTCACACCTCTggcttcttctctctctctctctataacATCATATCAGTTACTGAAAATCTCTTTACCAGCTGCTTTTGTCAAAGGACGTGACATCATTCCCAGTGTCTGACAAGAAACATGGCCAGTGGTCTTGACTTATCTAGACTGGTCCTACTGGATTCACCAGACCAGTAAAATGTCACTGGTCTTTTTCAAATCAGctgtattgtttcatttcaatctGACGATCtcctttagattttttttttcctcgacTGACTGATACACATGTATGACAGATTGTTTCTGTTACAGTTCTCATAAATGTACTACTAGTAAAGAAATATATTGTATTGTGAactatcaaaataaataaaattatgttaTTTACAGAAACATATAAACAATACATCATCactaaacagttttttcttaTAAGAATAGGCTACTGTATGTCTGTCATGCTTTCATCTGAATAAATGAAGCCATGAATGAGGTTGTACAGAGCTGAAATAAatcctcctccttctgtttAATGGTACTGCTTTCCAGAAGTGCTGCTGGTTGTACTCAGTCCTGTTTGACGGCAACTAAACTGCAGTACTTTGTGCAAATAGGCAGCCCTCATACTGTTAAATGTACATGTTTACCAGCTAAAACGTTTCTCCAAACCCATACAAGTGGCAAATCTGGGTTGCATCAATTACATTTCTTTACTGCTGGAAAATGTGGATGATAAAGTGTtgagaaaatgtaaacaaggctttgtgtgtgtagatgaaTATCACAGATTATCAAGATTAGtatgaaataaatacagatgACTGTGAAGATGTAT includes:
- the rfxap gene encoding regulatory factor X-associated protein; the encoded protein is MSEDDNSSSNKDKDSTLLLTKDGQTYYVSKSGVVDSRNVVTPHEPENNVSSYDLDDPDEESDVLDTSDPRDSAASPEELNDDEASEGDNAPKQCTYEGCTETTTQVAKQRKPWMCKKHRNKMYKDKYKKKKSDQAMSSGKLDENSEERPVSVNKQRLGAIGDRPARPSLIEQVLNQKRLSLLRSPEVISFLQQQQQLLATQSRTQSQQQFQGC